Proteins encoded within one genomic window of Oryza brachyantha chromosome 7, ObraRS2, whole genome shotgun sequence:
- the LOC102705447 gene encoding pentatricopeptide repeat-containing protein At1g59720, chloroplastic/mitochondrial: protein MLSLAASALPAARTHGQDAASAGSSHSSSVRLLRSLARSRRADLAHRALLLFRSFQSTPSPPPPHLSLPAALSAASFLSALPEGRQLHGLAAKLGLAPAHTVVANSLLHLYSSCGLPAAALALFRRIPDRSLVSWNTAVDALVGNGDHLAALDLFREMQRDTDLAPDSYTVQSVLGACSGAGALSLGVYAHAMLLRELGGDGDGEAVSRDMLINNSLVDLYGKCGALELAQQVFDRMPTRDLASWNVMILTLANHGRVSESLELFDRMAQLENLSPNAITFVAVLSACNHGGLVEEGRRYFAMMVDEYRIKPRIEHYGCMVDLLARAGFIEEALDIVAGMNCRPDAIIWRSLLDACCKKNAGLELTEAMAKLALEVPDDAVSGVYVLLSRVYASAQRWNDVGMVRRLMTQEGVKKEPGFSSIEMDGLVHQFVAGDTSHPQSEAIYKKLDEIQLRLTSAGYKPDLSEAPLVASADIAKGAALRLHSERLAISFGLLNATPGAPVRILKNLRVCKDCHTISKLVSKLYGVEIIVRDRIRFHHFKDGSCSCKDYW from the coding sequence ATGCtctcgctcgccgcctccgcgctccCCGCCGCGCGGACCCACGGCCAGGACGCCGCGAGCGCCGGCTCGTCGCATTCGTCGTccgtccgcctcctccgctcgcTCGCGCGGTCCCGCCGCGCGGACCTCGCCCACCGCGCGCTCCTGCTGTTCCGGTCGTTCCAGTCCACCccgagcccgccgccgccgcacctgtcgctgccggccgcgctctccgcgGCGTCCTTCCTCTCAGCGCTCCCCGAGGGCCGCCAGCTCCACGGGCTCGCCGCCAAGCTCGGCCTCGCCCCCGCGCACACCGTCGTCGCCAACTCGCTCCTCCACCTCTACTCCTCCTGtggcctccccgccgccgcgctcgcgctcTTCCGCCGCATCCCCGACAGGTCCCTCGTGTCCTGGAACACCGCCGTAGACGCCCTCGTCGGCAACGGCGAccacctcgccgcgctcgacCTCTTCCGGGAGATGCAGCGGGACACCGACCTTGCGCCCGACTCATACACCGTGCAGAGCGTCCTCGGCGCGTGctccggcgcgggcgcgctcTCGCTCGGTGTCTACGCGCACGCGATGCTGCTCAGGGAGCtcgggggcgacggcgacggcgaggcggtgtCCCGTGACATGCTGATCAACAACTCGCTGGTGGATTTGTACGGGAAGTGCGGGGCTCTGGAGCTCGCGCAGCAGGTGTTCGACAGAATGCCAACGCGGGACCTCGCGTCTTGGAATGTGATGATCCTCACTCTGGCAAACCACGGACGTGTGTCTGAGTCGTTGGAGCTGTTTGATCGGATGGCTCAGTTGGAGAACTTGTCTCCAAATGCCATCACATTCGTCGCGGTGCTCAGCGCGTGCAACCATGGCGGGCTAGTGGAGGAAGGCAGGAGGTATTTTGCAATGATGGTGGATGAGTACAGGATCAAGCCTAGGATCGAGCACTACGGGTGCATGGTGGACCTCTTGGCACGAGCAGGGTTCATCGAGGAAGCCCTCGACATTGTGGCCGGTATGAATTGTCGGCCTGACGCCATCATCTGGAGGAGCCTTCTTGATGCATGCTGCAAGAAGAACGCCGGATTGGAGCTCACTGAGGCCATGGCCAAGCTAGCACTTGAGGTTCCTGATGATGCTGTGAGTGGTGTGTATGTGCTGCTTTCAAGGGTCTATGCATCCGCGCAGCGCTGGAACGATGTGGGCATGGTGAGGCGGCTGATGACGCAGGAAGGCGTCAAGAAGGAGCCAGGGTTCAGCTCCATTGAAATGGATGGCTTGGTTCATCAGTTTGTCGCGGGCGACACGTCGCACCCACAATCTGAGGCGATATACAAAAAACTGGATGAGATTCAACTGAGGCTCACTTCAGCTGGATACAAGCCAGACTTATCAGAGGCTCCTTTGGTTGCTAGTGCTGACATTGCCAAGGGCGCTGCCCTCCGTTTGCACAGCGAGCGTCTGGCCATATCGTTTGGCTTGCTTAACGCTACTCCTGGGGCTCCCGTTCGGATTCTGAAGAACCTGAGAGTTTGCAAAGACTGCCACACAATCAGCAAGCTCGTATCGAAGCTCTACGGCGTGGAGATCATCGTGAGGGATCGAATCCGATTCCATCATTTCAAAGACGGGTCATGTTCTTGTAAAGATTACTGGTGA
- the LOC121054905 gene encoding subtilisin-like protease SBT4.3: MVALSSPTGSSVDKRSVMYNIVSGTSMACPHVTGAAAYVKSFHRDWSPAMIMSALITTGLFSDGRRRRRRRAQARRRPVQPGEGTRRDPGLVYDATVGDYIEMLCAQGYNATQLAVVTGSDDTACGAASDGSVVADLNYPTMAAHVAPGERFALSFPRTVTNVGAAPAAVYDARVVAALSGVVAAANEVASVAVVWTDGEHEVEEPCGGVHGERRRTGGRVDVMCGRYDD; encoded by the exons ATGGTCGccctgtcgtcgccgacgGGTAGCTCCGTCGACAAGAGGAGCGTCATGTACAACATCGTGTCCGGCACGTCCATGGCGTGCCCGCAcgtcaccggcgccgccgcctacgTCAAGTCCTTCCACCGCGACTGGTCGCCGGCGATGATCATGTCGGCCCTCATCACCACCGGTCT CTTCTCCgatgggcggcgacgacgccggcggcgagctcaaGCACGGCGCCGGCCAGTTCAGCCCGGCGAGGGCACGCGGCGGGACCCCGGGCTGGTGTACGACGCGACGGTGGGCGACTACATCGAGATGCTGTGCGCGCAGGGGTACAACGCCACgcagctcgccgtcgtcaccggcTCCGACGACACGGCCTGCGGCGCCGCCAGCGACggctccgtcgtcgccgacctcAACTACCCGACCATGGCGGCGCACGTCGCGCCCGGCGAGAGGTTCGCCCTGAGCTTCCCGCGGACCGTCACCAacgtcggcgccgccccggccgctgTGTACGACGCGAGGGTCGTCGCCGCGC TGTCCGGCGTGGTGGCGGCCGCGAACGAGGTGGCGTCGGTGGCCGTCGTGTGGACCGACGGCGAGCACGAGGTTGAGGAGCCCTGTGGTGGTGTACACGGTGAACGTCGCCGTACCGGAGGGAGGGTCGACGTGATGTGTGGCCGCTACGATGACTGA
- the LOC102712921 gene encoding uncharacterized protein LOC102712921 codes for MELFERARTVRLRCHHDKYLYAEEDESHVSQDRGASSPNARWVVEPVAGSPGVLRLRSRYGRYLSASNEPFLLGSTGRKVLQTLPYRLDSSVEWIPVRDGPHTRLRTRYGNYLRANGGLPPWRNSVTHDVPHRHPGWILWDVEVVQALPPQSESSHPSPAPADPAPHYKPHSRSPSPVPTAALRQPSPQHHRPASPTSYRAQPPPPPPGFIAPPEPGLTRMESTESFSVPLHKVDGRAIHYHIGDDYGDIGEDQEGHSFTFDGTSLEELLERLQEETGLSDVIICSRSPINGKLMPLRLQLPPNNAAMHIVLVHESSKVAKSFP; via the exons ATGGAGCTGTTCGAGCGCGCGAGGACGGTGCGGCTGCGGTGCCACCACGACAAGTACCTGTacgcggaggaggacgagtcCCACGTGTCGCAGGACCGGGGCGCGTCGTCCCCGAACGCCCGGTGGGTCGTCGAGCCGGTGGCCGGCTCCCCGGgcgtcctccgcctccgcagcCGCTACGGCCGCTACCTCTCCGCCTCCAACGAGCCCTTCCTCCTCGGCAGTACCGGCCGCAAGGTGCTCCAGACGCTGCCCTACCGCCTCGACTCCTCCGTCGAGTGGATCCCCGTCCGCGACGGCCCTCACACCCGCCTTCGCACCCGCTACGGCAACTACCTCCGCGCCAACGGCGGCCTCCCGCCTTGGCGCAACTCCGTCACCCACGACGTGCCGCACCGCCACCCCGGCTGGATCCTCTGGGACGTCGAGGTTGTCCAGGCCCTCCCGCCCCAGTCGGAATCCTCCCACCCCTCCCCCGCACCGGCCGACCCCGCGCCGCATTACAAGCCGCACTCTCGGTCGCCGTCTCCCgtgccgacggcggcgctaAGGCAGCCTTCACCGCAGCACCACCGTCCGGCGAGCCCAACTTCGTACAGAGCgcagcccccgccgccgccaccggggtTTATTGCGCCACCGGAGCCTGGCCTGACCAGGATGGAG TCGACAGAATCCTTCTCGGTGCCGCTGCACAAGGTGGATGGGCGGGCGATCCACTACCACATTGGGGATGACTATGGCGACATTGGCGAGGATCAGGAAGGACACTCATTCACGTTCGATGGTACGAGCCTGGAGGAGCTTTTGGAGAGGTTGCAGGAGGAGACGGGGCTCAGCGACGTGATTATCTGCTCACGTAGCCCCATCAATGGGAAGCTCATGCCGCTCCGTTTGCAGTTGCCGCCCAACAACGCTGCGATGCACATCGTGCTTGTGCATGAGTCATCAAAAG TGGCAAAATCCTTTCCATGA
- the LOC102713200 gene encoding ABC transporter G family member STR2-like — protein sequence MAHRHVAHHRDLETGVDMARKPAYGGGGRFSYTGGLEFTGLTYTVVKKQRGGEKKEVDLLHEITGYAPKGCVTAVMGPSGAGKSTFLDALAGRIGSLDGRVALDGVEMSPSLVKRSSAYVMQDDRLFPMLTVAETLMFAADFRLGSSVSAADKRLRVDNLIDQLGLATSRNTYIGDEGTRGVSGGERRRVSIGVDIIHGPALLFLDEPTSGLDSTSAHSVIEKVHDIACAGSTVVLTIHQPSSRILQLLDHLVILARGQLMYSGAPREVAAHLARMGRRVPKGESSIEHLLDVIQEYEQSEYGVAVLAEFCLTGLKPPKLAVEGVSTVSSIPPTPLLSAHHGEDFDHSLRSQHSRSPWSGGGGAQFTPSRRPRRDGGRHAHPEIVMGTPTPLSSAYTVSEGDYRTPTPRRAGAAPTGAPGVGITSLGHRGKFANSYPGEVWVLMRRNFTNILRTPELFLSRLMVLVVMGLLMATMFTKPRDDAQGVTERLSFFIFTVCVFFFSSNDAVPAFIQERFIFIRETSHNAYRASAYVVAGLVTYLPFLLLQSAAYAAIVWFALRLHGQFIYFLVMLYASLLSTNSFVVFISSVVPNFILGYAAVIAFTALFFLFCGYFLDSRSIPAGWRWMNTISTMKYPYEGLLMNEFRGGRVFSPGPPPLTGDAILGHLRISTAEDRKWWMVLYLMGWAVFYRVLFYLVLRFASKNKRK from the exons ATGGCGCACCGTCACGTCGCCCACCACCGCGACCTGGAGACGGGGGTGGACATGGCGCGGAAGCCGgcgtacggcggcggcggccggttcAGCTACACCGGCGGGCTGGAGTTCACCGGGCTGACGTACACCGTGGTCAAGAAGCAGCGGGGCGGCGAGAAGAAGGAGGTGGACCTGCTGCACGAGATCACCGGGTACGCGCCCAAGGGGTGCGTGACCGCCGTGATGGGCCCCAGCGGCGCCGGCAAGTCGACGTTCCTCGACGCGCTCGCCGGCCGCATCGGCAGCCTCGACGGCCGCGTGGCGCTCGACGGCGTGGAGATGAGCCCCAGCCTCGTCAAGCGCTCCTCCGCCTACGTCATGCAGGACGACCGCCTCTTCCCCATGCTCACCGTCGCCGAGACGCTCATGTTCGCCGCCGACTTCCGCCTCGGCTcctccgtctccgccgccgacaaGAGGCTTCGCGTCGACAACCTCATCGACCAGCTCGGCCTCGCGACGTCGAGGAACACCTACATCGGCGACGAGGGGACGAGGGGGGTGtcgggcggcgagcggcggcgggtgtCGATCGGGGTGGACATCATCCACGGCCCGGCGCTGCTCTTCCTCGACGAGCCGACGTCCGGGCTGGACTCCACGAGCGCCCACAGCGTGATCGAGAAGGTGCACGACATCGCCTGCGCCGGGAGCACCGTCGTGCTCACCATCCACCAGCCGTCATCGCGCATCCTGCAGCTGCTCGACCACCTCGTCATCCTCGCGCGCGGGCAGCTCATGTACAGCGGCGCGCCCAGGGAGGTCGCCGCCCACCTCGCCCGCATGGGCCGCCGGGTGCCCAAGGGGGAGAGCTCCATCGAGCACCTCCTCGACGTCATCCAGGAGTACGAGCAGTCGGAGTacggcgtcgccgtcctcgccgagTTCTGCCTCACCGGCCTCAAGCCACCCAAGCTCGCCGTCGAGGGGGTCTCCACCGTCTCCAGCATCCCTCCCACGCCGCTCCTCTCCGCCCATCACGGCGAGGACTTCGACCATAGCCTCCGGAGCCAGCACTCCAGGTCGCcctggagcggcggcggcggcgcccagttcacgccgtcgcgccgccccaGGAGGGACGGCGGCAGGCACGCGCACCCGGAGATCGTGATGGGCACGCCGACGCCGCTGAGCAGCGCGTACACGGTGAGCGAGGGCGACTACCGCACGCCGActccccgccgcgccggcgccgccccgacGGGCGCCCCCGGCGTGGGCATCACCTCGCTGGGCCACCGCGGCAAGTTCGCCAACTCCTACCCCGGCGAGGTGTGGGTGCTGATGCGGCGCAACTTCACCAACATCCTGCGCACGCCGGAGCTGTTCCTGTCACGGCTGATGGTGCTGGTGGTGATGGGGCTCCTGATGGCGACCATGTTCACCAAGCCGAGGGACGACGCGCAGGGGGTCACGGAGCGGCTGagcttcttcatcttcaccgtctgcgtcttcttcttctcctccaacGACGCCGTGCCGGCCTTCATCCAGGAGCGGTTCATCTTCATCAGGGAGACCTCGCACAACGCGTACCGCGCCTCCGCCtacgtcgtcgccggcctcgTCACCtacctccccttcctcctcctccagtcCGCCGCCTACGCCGCCATCGTCTGGTTCGCCCTCCGCCTCCACGGCCAGTTCATCTACTTCCTCGTCATGCTCtacgcctccctcctctccaccAACTCCTTCGTCGTCTTCATCAGCTCCGTCGTCCCCAACTTCATCCTCGG gtaCGCGGCGGTGATCGCGTTCACGgcgctcttcttcctcttctgcGGCTACTTCCTGGACAGCCGCAGCATCCCGGCGGGGTGGAGGTGGATGAACACCATCTCGACAATGAAGTACCCATACGAGGGCCTCCTCATGAACGAGTTCCGGGGAGGGAGGGTGTTCTCGCCgggcccgccgccgctcaccggcgacgccaTCCTGGGCCACCTGCGGATCAGCACGGCGGAGGACCGCAAGTGGTGGATGGTGCTCTATCTCATGGGGTGGGCCGTATTCTACCGCGTCCTCTTCTACCTCGTCCTCCGCTTCGCCTCCAAGAACAAGAGGAAGTGA
- the LOC102705732 gene encoding cysteine-rich and transmembrane domain-containing protein WIH2-like yields the protein MSDPRYAYPYPSQGYYNQGPYQGPPVMAPPHAQYQYQYGQPPPPPRQPGFLEGCLAALCCCCLLDECCCDPSVIFVT from the exons ATGAGCGACCCCAGGTACGCCTACCCGTACCCTTCTCAAG GTTACTATAACCAGGGGCCGTACCAGGGGCCTCCGGTgatggcgccgccgcacgcgcAGTACCAGTACCAGTAcggccagccgccgccgccgccgcggcagccggGCTTCCTCGAGGGATG CCTCGCCgccctctgctgctgctgcctacTCGACGAGTGCTGCTGCGACCCCTCCGTCATATTCGTCACCTGA